The Camelus bactrianus isolate YW-2024 breed Bactrian camel chromosome 32, ASM4877302v1, whole genome shotgun sequence genome includes a region encoding these proteins:
- the CABP7 gene encoding calcium-binding protein 7, which produces MPFHPVTAALMYRGIYTVPNLLSEQRPVDIPEDELEEIREAFKVFDRDGNGFISKQELGTAMRSLGYMPNEVELEVIIQRLDMDGDGQVDFEEFVTLLGPKLSTSGIPEKFHGTDFDTVFWKCDMQKLTVDELKRLLYDTFCEHLSMKDIENIIMTEEESHLGTAEESPVDVETCSNQQIRQTCVRKSLICAFAIAFIISVMLIAANQVLRSGMK; this is translated from the exons ATGCCGTTCCACCCGGTAACGGCGGCGTTGATGTACCGGGGCATCTACACCGTGCCCAACCTGCTGTCGGAGCAGCGCCCCGTGGACATCCCTGAGGACGAGCTGGAGG AGATCCGAGAGGCCTTCAAAGTCTTTGACCGTGATGGCAACGGCTTCATCTCCAAGCAGGAGCTGGGCACAGCCATGCGCTCCCTGGGCTACATGCCCAACGAGGTGGAGCTGGAGGTTATCATCCAGCGGCTGGACATGGATG GTGATGGCCAAGTGGACTTTGAGGAGTTTGTGACCCTCCTGGGACCCAAGCTCTCCACCTCGGGGATCCCAGAGAAGTTCCATGGCACTGACTTTGACACTGTCTTCTGGAAG TGCGACATGCAGAAGCTGACCGTGGACGAGCTGAAGCGGCTGCTCTACGACACCTTCTGTGAGCACCTGTCCATGAAGGACATAGAGAACATCATCATGACGGAGGAGGAGAGCCACCTGGGCACGGCGGAGGAGTCCCCCGTGGACGTGGAGA CCTGCTCCAACCAGCAGATCCGCCAGACGTGCGTGCGCAAGAGCCTGATCTGCGCCTTCGCCATCGCCTTCATCATCAGCGTTATGCTCATCGCGGCCAACCAGGTGCTGCGCAGCGGCATGAAATAG